The following coding sequences are from one Enterococcus sp. 4G2_DIV0659 window:
- a CDS encoding GNAT family N-acetyltransferase: MMIREAKIEDIEAINQLNTYLLNHEYRFEEAKEQLSYILSSPVNKLFVQEAEGKVVGYIQLSEYVCTYGPKLMNVMALVVDETLHGQGLGKSLLNHAEQWAKEAGVKGIRLNSGVERTEAHKFYEHQGYKRVKNQVNFRKLFD; the protein is encoded by the coding sequence ATGATGATTAGGGAAGCGAAAATAGAAGATATCGAAGCAATCAATCAATTAAACACGTATCTATTAAATCATGAGTATCGATTTGAAGAGGCTAAAGAACAGTTGAGTTATATACTTTCATCACCTGTCAATAAATTATTTGTACAAGAAGCAGAAGGAAAAGTAGTTGGCTACATCCAACTAAGTGAATACGTCTGTACTTATGGACCGAAGTTGATGAATGTCATGGCTCTAGTAGTAGATGAAACGTTACATGGACAAGGGCTAGGAAAATCTTTGCTTAATCACGCCGAACAATGGGCAAAAGAAGCCGGTGTAAAAGGCATTCGGCTAAATTCAGGTGTAGAAAGAACCGAAGCGCACAAATTTTATGAACATCAAGGCTATAAAAGAGTAAAAAATCAAGTGAATTTCAGAAAATTATTTGATTAA
- a CDS encoding VOC family protein, giving the protein MSKFSPCLWFDGKVEEAAEFYVNAFEQGKINKVDYYVDSEHQPKGSVLTVSLTLAGQEIILLNGGPEFAFTPAISFFVECETEEQINKLWETLSHNGEVLMEFGEYPFSKKYGWLNDQYGVSWQLVLGDKPQSIAPSFLFTGNQFGKAEEAMNQWIDIFGDGNVEYVQKNPDGTVAQALFTMHGQPFRVMDSGEAHDFTFTMATSFYVYCKDQSEIDRLWDAVTVKGKEWPCGWMEDEYGVCWQTVTTDMEELLDNSDPDRAYRVMQELYKMKRIDIAALRKAYEG; this is encoded by the coding sequence ATGTCTAAATTTTCTCCATGTTTATGGTTTGACGGAAAAGTAGAAGAAGCAGCAGAGTTTTATGTAAATGCGTTTGAACAAGGCAAAATCAATAAAGTTGATTACTATGTCGATAGTGAGCATCAACCCAAAGGCTCTGTATTGACGGTTTCGCTAACACTTGCAGGACAAGAAATTATTTTGTTAAATGGCGGACCAGAGTTTGCGTTTACGCCAGCAATTTCTTTCTTTGTAGAATGTGAAACAGAAGAACAAATTAACAAGTTGTGGGAAACCTTAAGTCATAATGGAGAAGTATTGATGGAATTTGGGGAATATCCATTCAGTAAAAAATATGGGTGGTTGAATGATCAATATGGTGTCTCATGGCAATTAGTTTTAGGCGATAAACCACAGTCAATTGCGCCTAGCTTTTTATTTACTGGAAACCAATTTGGCAAAGCAGAAGAAGCGATGAATCAGTGGATCGACATTTTTGGTGACGGCAATGTAGAATATGTCCAAAAAAATCCAGATGGTACTGTCGCCCAAGCATTATTTACAATGCATGGTCAGCCATTTCGGGTGATGGATAGTGGTGAGGCACATGATTTCACCTTTACGATGGCGACGTCTTTTTATGTCTATTGCAAAGATCAATCAGAAATTGATCGATTGTGGGATGCAGTCACTGTAAAAGGGAAAGAATGGCCGTGTGGTTGGATGGAAGATGAGTATGGTGTTTGCTGGCAAACTGTTACAACGGATATGGAGGAACTACTTGATAATTCGGATCCAGATCGAGCATATCGTGTGATGCAGGAATTGTATAAGATGAAACGGATTGATATAGCTGCTTTGAGGAAAGCGTATGAAGGATAG
- a CDS encoding RtcB family protein, with protein sequence MLTIKGKYNEAQVFTDMLEESTIGQIMSLCNQEFAKESQIRIMPDTHTGSGCVIGTTMTIQDKVVPNLVGVDIGCGLHVVKLNKSIKTNFDKLDRIIRTRIPSGSHTHEKSQHFFELGKINAPIHKGWALRSLGTLGGGNHFIEVNEGTDGLYLVIHSGSRILGKEIAEYHQEVAYQKLSQLRKNLKQSATSAKKMGNIQDAEKLTQKRELVKIPYELSYVTGDELTNYLNDMKIAQAYAAMNRKVMAETIIKGMKWKKAMIESFDCPHNYIDLENNLLRKGAVSAKLGEKIIVPLNMKDGSILAIGKGNLDWNQSGPHGAGRLLSRSQAKARISLESYQYAMKHVWTTSVSKKTIDEAPKAYKPMKQLMEDVKDTMDIREVIRPLYNFKG encoded by the coding sequence ATGTTAACAATTAAAGGAAAATACAACGAAGCACAAGTTTTTACTGACATGTTAGAAGAGAGTACAATCGGACAAATCATGTCTTTATGCAATCAAGAATTTGCCAAAGAAAGTCAAATCAGAATTATGCCAGATACACATACTGGCTCAGGATGTGTGATTGGAACAACGATGACCATCCAAGATAAAGTCGTGCCTAATTTAGTTGGGGTGGATATCGGTTGTGGATTGCATGTAGTCAAATTAAATAAATCAATCAAAACAAATTTTGATAAGCTAGATCGAATTATTCGAACGAGAATACCAAGTGGTTCGCATACACATGAGAAAAGCCAGCATTTTTTTGAATTAGGAAAAATCAATGCGCCCATTCATAAAGGTTGGGCACTAAGGAGTTTAGGGACTCTTGGTGGAGGAAATCATTTTATTGAAGTGAATGAAGGAACAGACGGCTTGTATTTAGTCATTCATAGTGGTAGTCGAATTTTGGGTAAAGAGATTGCTGAATATCATCAAGAAGTAGCCTATCAAAAATTGTCTCAATTAAGAAAAAATTTAAAGCAATCTGCAACATCTGCCAAGAAAATGGGGAATATTCAAGATGCTGAGAAACTAACTCAAAAACGAGAGTTAGTCAAAATTCCATATGAATTATCTTATGTTACGGGTGATGAGTTAACAAATTATTTAAATGACATGAAAATCGCTCAAGCATATGCCGCTATGAACCGCAAAGTGATGGCTGAAACCATCATCAAAGGAATGAAGTGGAAGAAAGCGATGATTGAATCATTTGATTGCCCGCACAATTATATTGATTTAGAAAATAACCTGTTAAGAAAAGGAGCCGTTTCAGCTAAGCTTGGTGAAAAAATCATTGTTCCTTTAAACATGAAAGATGGCAGTATTCTAGCGATAGGAAAGGGAAATTTAGATTGGAATCAGTCAGGACCACATGGTGCAGGGAGATTATTAAGTCGCTCCCAAGCGAAAGCAAGAATTAGTCTTGAAAGTTATCAATATGCCATGAAGCACGTTTGGACGACTTCAGTTTCAAAGAAAACAATCGATGAAGCACCAAAAGCGTATAAACCGATGAAACAATTAATGGAAGATGTAAAAGACACAATGGACATTCGAGAAGTGATTCGACCACTTTACAATTTCAAAGGGTGA
- the fni gene encoding type 2 isopentenyl-diphosphate Delta-isomerase, with product MNRKDEHLSLAKAFHKEKTNDFDQIRFVHHSFSEIATEEVDISTSFLNFTFKQPFYINAMTGGSARAKDINQQLGIIARETGVMVATGSVNAALKDSDLAETYQIMRKENPNGIILTNIGAGLSLEEAKRAVDLFQADGLQIHVNIPQELVMPEGDRDFHGWLDTIEDIVAHLSVPVIVKEVGFGMSSETIEQLIQRGVKAVDVSGQGGTSFTQIENARRKKRELDFLTDWGQSTVISLLESMNWQRDLTVLASGGVRQSLDIVKALSLGAKSVGIAGTILNHLMTNGVDETIELFRQWEEELQMLYTLLGKKTTAELTTTDIIFSGEIIHWCESRGIAYQRFAKRSK from the coding sequence ATGAATCGAAAAGATGAACACCTCTCTTTAGCAAAAGCCTTTCATAAAGAAAAGACTAATGACTTTGATCAAATCCGTTTTGTTCACCATTCATTTTCGGAAATAGCCACAGAAGAGGTCGATATCTCTACTTCTTTTCTTAATTTCACCTTTAAACAACCATTTTATATCAATGCTATGACTGGTGGTAGCGCACGTGCAAAAGACATCAATCAACAATTGGGAATCATTGCTAGAGAAACCGGTGTAATGGTGGCAACTGGCTCGGTCAATGCAGCGTTAAAAGATTCTGATTTAGCTGAAACCTACCAAATCATGCGGAAAGAAAATCCAAATGGGATCATCTTAACCAATATAGGCGCTGGTCTTTCTTTGGAAGAAGCTAAAAGAGCTGTTGACCTTTTTCAAGCCGATGGACTACAAATTCATGTGAATATTCCGCAAGAGTTAGTGATGCCAGAAGGAGATCGTGATTTTCATGGCTGGTTGGATACTATTGAAGATATTGTCGCTCACTTATCTGTTCCTGTAATCGTTAAAGAAGTTGGTTTTGGCATGAGCAGTGAAACGATTGAACAATTAATCCAGCGTGGTGTAAAAGCTGTTGATGTCAGCGGTCAAGGCGGCACAAGTTTTACTCAAATTGAAAATGCTCGTCGGAAGAAAAGAGAATTGGACTTTTTAACTGATTGGGGACAATCAACGGTGATTTCACTCTTAGAATCGATGAATTGGCAGCGTGATTTGACGGTTTTAGCTTCTGGCGGCGTGCGACAATCACTGGATATCGTCAAAGCACTTAGTTTAGGAGCTAAAAGTGTGGGAATTGCTGGCACTATTTTAAATCATTTGATGACAAACGGGGTAGATGAAACAATCGAACTTTTTCGCCAATGGGAAGAGGAACTTCAAATGTTGTACACATTGCTCGGGAAGAAAACAACGGCTGAACTTACGACAACAGATATTATTTTTTCTGGCGAGATTATTCATTGGTGTGAAAGCCGTGGGATTGCTTATCAGCGATTTGCTAAGAGAAGTAAATAA
- a CDS encoding phosphomevalonate kinase produces MIEVSTPGKLFIAGEYAVVEPGHPAIIVAVDQFVTVTLESAENVGSIQSAQFSSLPVHWTRRNNKLVLDIRENPFHYVLAAIRLTELYAQEQHKELSFYHLKVTSELDNSTGRKYGLGSSGAVTVATVRALSLFYDLKIKEEEIFKLSALAHLEVQGNGSCGDIAASCYGGWIAFSTFDHQWVKEQVQKQALTALLQATWPNLMIQPLPVPKKLRLLIGWTGSPASTSDLVDQVHQSRDSQETAYQEFLQQSKHCVETMISGFYTDNISLIQTQIQKNRQLLQQLTSITGVIIETPALKKLCNLAEQYGGSAKSSGAGGGDCGIVLFKQKSGILPLMSSWEKEGITPLPLHVYFYGKQEQDESKR; encoded by the coding sequence ATGATAGAAGTTTCCACACCAGGTAAACTGTTTATCGCTGGCGAATATGCCGTTGTCGAACCTGGACATCCAGCAATTATTGTTGCTGTAGATCAATTTGTGACTGTCACACTTGAATCCGCAGAAAATGTGGGCAGCATTCAATCTGCTCAATTCAGCTCGTTGCCGGTACACTGGACAAGACGAAATAATAAACTCGTTCTAGATATTCGAGAAAATCCCTTTCACTATGTACTGGCTGCCATTCGTCTAACTGAACTATATGCTCAAGAACAGCACAAAGAACTATCTTTTTATCACTTGAAAGTTACCAGCGAGCTGGACAATTCAACGGGGCGAAAATACGGGTTAGGTTCCAGTGGTGCTGTGACAGTTGCAACCGTCAGAGCATTAAGTCTTTTTTATGATTTAAAGATAAAAGAAGAAGAAATATTCAAACTATCTGCATTAGCTCATTTAGAAGTGCAAGGAAATGGTTCTTGTGGAGATATCGCAGCAAGTTGCTATGGCGGTTGGATTGCTTTTTCGACCTTCGATCATCAATGGGTCAAGGAACAAGTTCAAAAACAAGCCTTGACAGCTTTACTGCAAGCAACTTGGCCAAATTTAATGATCCAGCCATTACCTGTTCCTAAAAAACTACGGCTATTGATTGGTTGGACGGGCAGTCCAGCTTCTACCTCTGATTTAGTGGATCAAGTTCACCAATCAAGAGACAGCCAAGAAACCGCCTATCAAGAATTTCTTCAACAAAGCAAACACTGCGTTGAAACAATGATTTCAGGGTTTTATACAGACAATATCTCTTTAATCCAAACACAAATTCAAAAAAATCGCCAACTACTCCAACAATTAACATCAATTACTGGTGTTATAATCGAAACGCCTGCATTGAAAAAACTATGTAATTTAGCTGAGCAATATGGCGGTTCAGCTAAGTCCTCTGGTGCAGGTGGTGGCGATTGCGGTATTGTTTTATTCAAACAAAAATCGGGCATTTTGCCTTTAATGAGCTCTTGGGAAAAAGAAGGAATCACGCCTTTACCATTACATGTATATTTTTACGGAAAGCAGGAACAAGATGAATCGAAAAGATGA
- a CDS encoding MucBP domain-containing protein — protein sequence MKKRLVEWMGIVFLSCFFIFSPYGSLCVDAQTNDKGHLFVGEVAIDSQNFPDPIFQEYVKNTIAKGSESLTQEMIKTVKELNLSKLKIKSIKGIEFFSFLESLNCNGLGLTTVDLSKNTYLLDLKISNNQLTELDLRANVTLNSLEARGNKLTAIDVRQNPRLKNLYIEDNQINEIDVSNNKQLIGLYFSRNRLKTIDLSQNSLLQTLYVDSNPLEELNLKSNPTIGTILANNTPLITLDVSNNPKLFQLYLTKTKIKSIDVRQNPKLKTFVAGNISLTKLDVTQNPELQHLSVGSNKLTTIDLSQNLKLQILEIGNNDLSELDIKYNTELLTLTADNNKLMKLDTTNNPKLSELTVGRNGLTELDTQNNKQLSSLHVDSNKLKKLNIQHLPLLKTLNCGMNFLTELDVTNQAELLYLRANSNQLNVLDVTNNPKLSSLYVQFNHLTSIDVTNNSLLDFKSSDFHNQAATADIYYEKGRWFIDFTQFSKLVAGNVNIEESGWQYDKITGKASISGTYSEPPKQLTYNYLLRDQNQMDVTLTLNALIAQGEPVTIHYKDIKGNKIKNSTELTGNLGDSWQVTPPEIDDYFFQEAQGNTAGKFTELIQEVTFIYKQGALEITSLPADIDFGVHTVGNKTRVEMPLLSAPLIVADQRSRRTNWALNVKLTQKLTHEEDSSIVLPQAIRYKKSDDIEEILGEQQIIIYKNDTKEMGEFEISRHWSDGKEGLKLETGAYEVLKKGGYKAIIFWELGVYP from the coding sequence ATGAAGAAGAGACTAGTAGAATGGATGGGGATTGTTTTTTTGAGCTGTTTTTTTATTTTTTCTCCATATGGCAGTCTATGTGTAGATGCGCAAACGAATGACAAGGGTCATTTATTTGTTGGAGAAGTGGCGATTGATAGCCAAAACTTTCCTGACCCTATTTTTCAGGAATATGTAAAAAACACCATTGCTAAAGGCAGTGAAAGCTTAACTCAAGAGATGATCAAAACGGTTAAAGAACTGAATTTAAGTAAGTTAAAAATAAAGTCCATTAAAGGGATCGAATTTTTTTCGTTTTTAGAAAGTTTGAATTGTAATGGACTAGGGTTAACAACAGTTGATCTTTCCAAAAATACATATTTGTTAGACTTAAAGATTTCGAACAACCAGTTAACTGAGTTGGATCTTCGAGCAAATGTAACCCTAAACAGTCTAGAAGCCAGAGGAAATAAATTAACTGCGATTGATGTACGTCAAAATCCCCGATTAAAAAACTTGTATATTGAAGACAATCAGATAAATGAGATTGATGTATCAAACAATAAACAACTCATCGGGCTTTATTTTTCAAGAAATCGTTTAAAAACGATTGATTTAAGCCAAAATAGTCTACTGCAGACACTGTATGTTGATTCGAATCCACTAGAAGAACTGAATCTTAAGAGTAATCCTACTATTGGGACAATATTAGCTAATAATACTCCACTGATCACACTAGATGTATCAAACAATCCGAAATTGTTTCAACTTTATCTTACGAAAACTAAAATAAAATCAATCGATGTAAGACAAAATCCCAAATTGAAGACTTTCGTAGCTGGAAATATTAGTTTAACAAAGCTTGATGTTACACAAAATCCTGAACTTCAACACTTGTCTGTTGGATCAAATAAGCTGACAACGATTGATTTAAGTCAAAATTTAAAGCTACAAATACTAGAAATTGGAAATAATGATTTGAGTGAACTAGATATTAAATATAACACGGAGCTACTTACATTGACTGCTGATAACAATAAGTTAATGAAACTAGATACTACTAATAATCCGAAATTGTCGGAACTTACTGTTGGAAGAAATGGATTAACAGAACTAGATACTCAAAATAATAAACAATTAAGTAGCTTGCATGTTGATAGTAATAAATTAAAGAAACTTAATATTCAACATTTACCACTTTTAAAAACACTTAATTGTGGAATGAATTTTTTGACAGAGTTAGATGTAACTAATCAAGCTGAATTATTGTATTTGCGAGCAAATAGCAATCAATTAAATGTTCTTGATGTCACAAATAATCCTAAACTGTCTTCACTCTATGTTCAGTTCAACCATTTAACTAGCATAGATGTGACAAACAATTCACTACTTGATTTTAAAAGTTCAGATTTTCACAATCAGGCTGCAACAGCTGATATATATTACGAAAAAGGAAGGTGGTTTATTGACTTTACTCAGTTTTCTAAGCTAGTAGCTGGAAATGTAAATATTGAGGAGTCTGGCTGGCAATACGATAAGATTACTGGAAAAGCTAGTATTTCAGGAACCTACAGTGAACCACCGAAGCAGTTGACGTACAATTATTTGCTTCGTGATCAAAATCAGATGGATGTAACGTTAACGCTCAATGCATTAATCGCTCAAGGAGAACCGGTTACTATTCATTACAAAGATATCAAGGGGAACAAAATCAAAAATTCTACAGAATTAACAGGTAATTTAGGAGATTCTTGGCAAGTAACTCCCCCTGAAATCGACGATTACTTTTTTCAAGAAGCGCAAGGGAATACAGCAGGTAAATTTACAGAATTGATTCAAGAAGTGACATTTATCTATAAACAAGGAGCTTTAGAAATCACATCACTTCCCGCAGATATCGATTTCGGGGTGCATACAGTTGGAAATAAAACGAGGGTAGAAATGCCTTTATTATCAGCACCATTGATTGTTGCTGATCAACGTTCTCGGCGTACAAATTGGGCGTTAAATGTGAAATTAACACAAAAGCTTACTCATGAAGAAGATTCATCTATTGTCTTACCACAGGCTATTCGTTACAAAAAAAGTGATGATATAGAAGAAATTTTAGGGGAACAACAGATAATTATCTACAAAAATGATACTAAAGAAATGGGAGAATTTGAAATTAGTCGTCATTGGTCGGATGGAAAAGAAGGGCTTAAATTGGAAACAGGCGCATATGAAGTTCTTAAAAAAGGGGGATATAAAGCGATTATCTTTTGGGAATTGGGTGTGTATCCTTGA